One Capsicum annuum cultivar UCD-10X-F1 chromosome 2, UCD10Xv1.1, whole genome shotgun sequence genomic window carries:
- the LOC107860852 gene encoding uncharacterized protein LOC107860852 — MMQHQTSSSSHTATLNPVNSQPSSVSTPQIGISTLPLRGNISEPEIPTIDHSITYEKELARPITQAEAFKATHTRKKKTPKDPDVWVEPRAQLTYNLYLQCIENFHQTLPEDGQDLPLSQEQNERILLDIVGGPSRYGYAYGFPQRTFLEFHLELEGLSSFQDDESRETILALKQQIAELSIEAEASRASKGK; from the exons ATGATGCAGCATCAGACATCTAGTTCCTCACATACAGCTACTCTTAACCCTGTTAACTCACAACCTTCATCAGTATCTACTCCACAGATTGGGATATCAACTCTTCCTCTTCGAGGCAATATCTCTGAACCTGAAATTCCGACCATAGACCATTCCATTACATATG AAAAGGAACTTGCGAGGCCAATAACTCAGGCTGAGGCATTCAAGGCTACACATACAAGGAAGAAGAAAACTCCTAAAGATCCTGATGTTTGGGTTGAGCCACGAGCTCAACTGACCTAT AATCTATATTTGCAATGCATAGAGAATTTTCACCAAACTCTGCCAGAAGATGGGCAAGACCTACCACTTAGCCAAGAGCAGAATGAGAGAATATTGTTAGATATTGTTGGTGGCCCAAGTAGATATGGATATGCTTATGGATTTCCCCAACGAACTTTCCTTGAATTTCATTTGGAACTAGAAGGCCTCAGTAGTTTCCAGGATGATGAGTCAAGGGAGACGATTTTGGCTTTGAAGCAGCAAATAGCTGAGCTATCTATCGAAGCTGAGGCCTCGCGGGCTAGTAAAGGTAAATAG